In the genome of Streptomyces sp. NBC_00190, one region contains:
- a CDS encoding response regulator transcription factor, whose protein sequence is MNPAEGDQQRILVVDDEPAVREALRRSLAFEGYAVQTAVDGLDALDTADSYAPDLIVLDIQMPRMDGLTAARRLRAAGSVTPVLMLTARDTVGDRVTGLDAGADDYLVKPFELDELFARVRALLRRSSYAVPQAGEVAHENALTFGDLRMDLTTREVTRAGRPVELTRTEFTLLEMFLAHPRQVLTREQILKTVWGFDFEPSSNSLDVYVMYLRRKTEAGGEPRVVHTVRGVGYVLRAGESGPE, encoded by the coding sequence ATGAATCCGGCCGAAGGCGACCAGCAGCGGATCCTCGTCGTGGACGACGAGCCGGCCGTACGCGAGGCCCTGCGCCGCAGCCTCGCCTTCGAGGGGTACGCCGTACAGACCGCCGTCGACGGGCTCGACGCCCTCGACACGGCGGACTCGTACGCCCCCGACCTGATCGTCCTGGACATCCAGATGCCCCGGATGGACGGCCTCACGGCGGCCCGCAGGCTGCGCGCCGCAGGCAGCGTCACCCCGGTCCTGATGCTCACCGCCCGCGACACCGTCGGCGACCGCGTCACCGGCCTCGACGCGGGCGCCGACGACTACCTCGTCAAGCCCTTCGAGCTCGACGAGCTCTTCGCCCGCGTCCGCGCCCTGCTGCGCCGCAGCTCCTACGCCGTCCCGCAGGCCGGCGAGGTGGCCCACGAGAACGCGCTGACCTTCGGCGACCTGCGCATGGACCTCACGACCCGCGAGGTCACCCGGGCCGGGCGCCCGGTGGAGCTGACCCGTACCGAGTTCACCCTGCTGGAGATGTTCCTCGCGCACCCGCGCCAGGTCCTGACCCGCGAACAGATCCTCAAGACCGTCTGGGGCTTCGACTTCGAGCCGAGCTCCAACTCCCTGGACGTCTACGTGATGTACCTGCGCCGCAAGACCGAGGCCGGCGGCGAGCCGCGCGTGGTCCACACCGTGCGCGGGGTGGGCTACGTCCTGCGCGCCGGCGAGAGCGGGCCCGAGTGA
- a CDS encoding S1C family serine protease: MTDSFRREGEYPQENRPTRPAQGAAAGGYPPPPVYPPAAPGWHEAHQPPVVIQGETVPAAPTAQVPATHAAPRAKRPVALLAAVALAAAVVGGGTAAAVQQLMGSHDAAGGRGVNGTNVSQSSNGTVAGVAEQVSPSVVRIDTRTGSGQGTGSGIVVTADGEVVTNNHVVSGATEIQVTMSDGKKYKAKIVGTDPGKDLALIKLEGAGGTSQAEGPGGSLRAAKLGDSGSLKVGDQVVAIGSPDRLTGTVTSGIVSALDREVNVPKSEQRSPQRQGGNGGWPFSYDGQQFNGNTGSETTSYKAIQTDASLNPGNSGGALVNLNGEIVGMPSAIYSPAGDSSTAGSVGLGFAIPVNTIKADLDSLRKGGPGGTGTGTGSGSSRSGSAANGFGTSY, from the coding sequence ATGACCGACAGCTTCCGCCGCGAAGGCGAGTACCCGCAGGAGAACCGCCCGACCCGGCCGGCGCAGGGCGCCGCGGCAGGCGGCTACCCGCCGCCGCCCGTGTACCCGCCCGCCGCGCCGGGGTGGCACGAGGCTCACCAGCCCCCGGTCGTCATCCAGGGGGAGACCGTCCCGGCGGCCCCGACGGCCCAGGTCCCCGCGACGCACGCCGCCCCCCGCGCCAAGCGGCCGGTCGCGCTGCTCGCCGCCGTCGCCCTCGCCGCGGCCGTGGTCGGCGGCGGCACCGCGGCCGCCGTCCAGCAGCTGATGGGCTCCCACGACGCCGCCGGGGGCCGCGGCGTCAACGGCACCAACGTCTCGCAGTCCAGCAACGGCACCGTCGCCGGCGTCGCCGAGCAGGTCAGCCCCTCCGTGGTCCGCATCGACACCCGCACCGGCTCCGGCCAGGGCACCGGCTCCGGCATCGTCGTCACCGCCGACGGCGAGGTCGTCACCAACAACCACGTCGTCAGCGGCGCCACCGAGATCCAGGTGACGATGAGCGACGGCAAGAAGTACAAGGCCAAGATCGTCGGGACCGACCCGGGCAAGGACCTGGCCCTGATCAAGCTGGAGGGCGCTGGGGGTACCTCCCAGGCCGAAGGCCCAGGGGGAAGTCTCCGGGCCGCCAAGCTCGGCGACTCCGGCAGCCTGAAGGTCGGCGACCAGGTCGTCGCCATCGGCTCCCCCGACCGCCTCACCGGCACGGTCACCAGCGGCATCGTCTCCGCACTCGACCGCGAGGTGAACGTCCCGAAGTCCGAGCAGCGGTCGCCGCAGCGCCAGGGCGGCAACGGCGGCTGGCCGTTCTCGTACGACGGACAGCAGTTCAACGGGAACACGGGGTCGGAGACCACCTCGTACAAGGCCATCCAGACGGACGCCTCCCTCAACCCCGGCAACTCCGGCGGCGCCCTCGTCAACCTGAACGGCGAGATCGTGGGCATGCCCTCCGCGATCTACTCCCCGGCCGGCGACAGCTCCACCGCCGGCAGCGTCGGCCTCGGCTTCGCCATCCCGGTCAACACGATCAAGGCCGACCTGGACTCCCTCCGCAAGGGCGGCCCCGGCGGCACCGGCACCGGCACGGGCTCCGGGAGCAGCCGCTCCGGCAGCGCCGCCAACGGCTTCGGCACCTCCTACTGA
- a CDS encoding response regulator transcription factor, whose amino-acid sequence MSSLLLLTNALQPSTEVLPALGLLLHNVRVAPAEGPALVDTPGADVILVDGRRDLPQVRSLCQLLRSTGPGCPLILVVTEGGLAAVTADWGIDDVLLDTAGPAEVEARLRLATGRQQLGSDDSPMEIRNGDLSVDEATYSAKLKGRVLDLTFKEFELLKYLAQHPGRVFTRAQLLQEVWGYDYFGGTRTVDVHVRRLRAKLGPEHESLIGTVRNVGYRFVTPEKVERAAAEAAAKAAAKAAAQTGAQTGAQTGAAVTQSAEDPVSIQSAGRPAQR is encoded by the coding sequence ATGAGCTCACTCCTGCTGCTGACCAACGCCCTGCAGCCGTCCACCGAAGTGCTGCCCGCCCTCGGCCTGCTCCTGCACAACGTGCGGGTGGCCCCCGCCGAGGGCCCGGCCCTCGTGGACACCCCGGGTGCCGACGTCATCCTCGTGGACGGCCGCCGCGACCTGCCGCAGGTGCGGTCGCTGTGCCAGCTGCTCCGCTCCACCGGGCCGGGCTGCCCCCTCATCCTCGTCGTCACCGAGGGCGGCCTCGCGGCCGTCACCGCCGACTGGGGCATCGACGACGTACTCCTGGACACCGCCGGCCCCGCCGAGGTCGAGGCGCGGCTGCGGCTGGCCACCGGCCGCCAGCAGCTGGGCTCGGACGACTCCCCCATGGAGATCCGCAACGGCGACCTGTCGGTGGACGAGGCGACGTACTCCGCCAAGCTCAAGGGGCGGGTGCTGGACCTCACCTTCAAGGAGTTCGAGCTGCTCAAGTACCTCGCGCAGCACCCGGGCCGGGTCTTCACCCGGGCCCAGCTGCTGCAGGAGGTGTGGGGCTACGACTACTTCGGCGGTACCCGGACGGTCGACGTGCACGTACGGCGGCTGCGCGCGAAGCTCGGTCCCGAGCACGAGTCGCTGATCGGCACGGTCCGCAACGTCGGCTACCGCTTCGTCACGCCGGAGAAGGTCGAGCGGGCCGCGGCGGAGGCGGCGGCGAAGGCAGCGGCGAAGGCCGCCGCACAGACGGGCGCGCAAACGGGCGCGCAGACCGGGGCGGCCGTCACCCAGTCGGCGGAAGACCCTGTGAGCATCCAGTCGGCAGGACGCCCTGCCCAGAGGTAG
- a CDS encoding TetR/AcrR family transcriptional regulator: MGNREDLLAGARRCLEEKGYLRTTVRDIATASNVSMAAIGYHFGSRDALLNQALFGAMEEWAAGSGRLRGQGDTAEDRYADTWDRKIRDFGEMRWLWTASVEAFVHAQSQPELLAILAEGQRRNRRMVAAVLAGVSEEEVTEEDVRALGSLHIALLTGVMVQSLTDPEQAPNGRELAQGLRRMAELLES; encoded by the coding sequence ATGGGAAATCGCGAGGACCTGCTGGCCGGAGCCCGGCGCTGCCTGGAGGAGAAGGGCTATCTGCGCACGACCGTGCGCGATATCGCCACGGCCTCGAACGTGAGCATGGCCGCGATCGGCTACCACTTCGGATCGCGCGACGCCCTGCTCAACCAGGCGCTGTTCGGCGCCATGGAGGAGTGGGCCGCCGGGTCGGGCCGGCTGCGCGGACAGGGGGACACCGCCGAGGATCGGTACGCCGACACCTGGGACCGCAAGATCCGGGACTTCGGCGAGATGCGCTGGCTCTGGACCGCCTCCGTCGAAGCCTTCGTGCACGCGCAGTCCCAGCCGGAGCTGCTCGCGATCCTGGCCGAGGGGCAGCGGCGCAACCGGCGCATGGTGGCCGCCGTGCTGGCCGGGGTGTCCGAGGAGGAGGTCACCGAGGAGGACGTACGCGCCCTCGGCTCGCTGCACATCGCGCTGCTGACCGGGGTGATGGTGCAGAGCCTGACCGACCCGGAGCAGGCCCCGAACGGCCGTGAGCTCGCCCAAGGGCTGCGCAGGATGGCCGAGTTGCTAGAAAGCTGA
- a CDS encoding LmeA family phospholipid-binding protein, with the protein MRFLRAVVIIGVVLGALFAGADRWAVGYAENRLADRIQARQGLAGTAEVEIHGFPFLTQALSHDLERVDLKLRGVDVAAEGRKTRLSELDASFRDVKLNGDYTGGTAKRAEGTGLITYADLTAASQSGATLSYGGAPGKVKVTASVDILGKTLSRSVVSTITLEDAQDGKGGRIVRVRADEVPGEGIPGVEKQIRKKTDFDRALDSGLPSGLHLSALTSDEAGVHLTLGGTDVALAGS; encoded by the coding sequence GTGCGATTCCTGCGCGCCGTAGTGATCATCGGAGTGGTTCTGGGGGCCCTGTTCGCGGGGGCGGACCGCTGGGCGGTCGGCTATGCCGAGAACCGGCTGGCCGACCGGATCCAGGCCCGGCAGGGGCTGGCCGGGACCGCGGAGGTGGAGATCCACGGATTCCCGTTCCTCACCCAGGCGCTCAGCCACGACCTGGAGCGGGTGGACCTGAAGCTCCGGGGCGTGGACGTGGCCGCGGAGGGCCGCAAGACGCGGCTCTCCGAGCTCGACGCGAGCTTCCGCGACGTGAAGCTGAACGGGGACTACACCGGCGGCACGGCCAAGCGCGCCGAGGGCACCGGCCTGATCACGTACGCGGACCTGACCGCGGCCTCGCAGAGCGGCGCGACCCTCTCCTACGGCGGGGCGCCGGGCAAGGTGAAGGTGACCGCGTCGGTGGACATCCTGGGCAAGACGCTCTCGCGCAGCGTGGTGTCGACCATCACACTGGAGGACGCGCAGGACGGCAAGGGCGGCCGGATCGTCCGGGTGCGCGCCGACGAGGTGCCGGGCGAGGGCATCCCCGGCGTCGAGAAGCAGATCCGCAAGAAGACCGACTTCGACCGCGCCCTCGACAGCGGGCTGCCGTCCGGGCTGCACCTGTCCGCCCTGACCTCGGACGAGGCCGGTGTGCACCTCACGCTGGGCGGTACGGACGTGGCACTGGCCGGATCGTGA
- a CDS encoding Ms5788A family Cys-rich leader peptide — protein sequence MAMKHQQADLTKRRAVDLCRVAAMLCRSM from the coding sequence ATGGCTATGAAGCATCAGCAGGCGGACCTCACGAAGCGGCGGGCAGTAGACCTGTGTCGCGTCGCCGCCATGCTCTGTCGATCCATGTGA
- a CDS encoding MoaD/ThiS family protein gives MATGTIRYWAAAKAAAKTAEEPYSARTLAEALDGVRERHPGELTRVLLRCSFLVNDEPVGKRPHDSVLLTEGGTVEVLPPFAGG, from the coding sequence GTGGCAACCGGAACCATCCGCTACTGGGCGGCGGCCAAGGCCGCGGCCAAGACTGCGGAGGAGCCGTACTCGGCGCGCACACTGGCCGAGGCGCTCGACGGCGTGCGGGAACGCCACCCCGGGGAGCTGACCCGGGTCCTGCTGCGCTGCTCCTTCCTCGTGAACGATGAGCCTGTGGGCAAGCGCCCGCACGATTCCGTCCTGCTGACCGAGGGGGGCACCGTCGAGGTGCTCCCGCCGTTCGCGGGCGGGTGA
- a CDS encoding DUF1416 domain-containing protein, producing the protein MCGAPIGGPDLATLKPGETAIQGQITKEGEPVSGYVRLLDSTGEFTAEVPTSATGQFRFYAATGSWTLRALVPGATADHRVVVAEAGGVTDVAIAV; encoded by the coding sequence ATGTGTGGAGCACCCATCGGCGGGCCCGACCTCGCGACGCTCAAGCCCGGTGAGACCGCGATCCAGGGTCAGATCACCAAGGAGGGCGAGCCGGTGTCCGGCTACGTCCGCCTGCTGGACTCGACCGGCGAGTTCACCGCGGAGGTCCCGACCTCGGCGACCGGCCAGTTCCGTTTCTACGCGGCCACCGGCTCCTGGACGCTGCGTGCGCTCGTCCCGGGTGCCACGGCGGACCACAGGGTCGTCGTCGCCGAGGCCGGCGGCGTGACGGACGTGGCGATCGCGGTCTGA
- a CDS encoding phosphatidylinositol-specific phospholipase C, translating to MALDRRAFLIGAAAAGAGAVIGTAVATPAAAGTLGTQDWMAGLADSTALQRMTIPGTHDSGARQGGLYVACQNTSIAEQLDSGIRFLDVRCRVAGGSFAIHHGSFFQNLMFGDVLVACWNFLAAHPTETVLMRLKQEYSTDSDATFRAVFDDYLDHRGWRPLFRIADTLPSLGQARGKVVLLADNGGLPGLRYGDGNVFDIQDDWNAEPFAKRGKIENHFRKAVQQPGKLFVNYTSTSAYMPPRWNSDRLGPQVHAFVDGGELVGRTGLGIVPMDFPNTRSGLVASLIRHN from the coding sequence ATGGCACTGGATCGTCGGGCATTTCTGATCGGAGCGGCCGCGGCGGGCGCGGGGGCGGTGATCGGGACGGCGGTGGCGACGCCCGCCGCCGCCGGCACGCTGGGCACCCAGGACTGGATGGCGGGTCTGGCCGACTCCACCGCCCTCCAGCGGATGACCATCCCCGGCACGCACGACTCCGGCGCCCGCCAGGGCGGGCTCTACGTCGCCTGCCAGAACACCTCGATCGCCGAACAGCTCGACTCGGGCATCCGGTTCCTCGACGTCCGCTGCCGCGTGGCGGGCGGCTCCTTCGCCATCCACCACGGGTCCTTCTTCCAGAACCTGATGTTCGGCGACGTGCTCGTGGCCTGCTGGAACTTCCTCGCCGCGCATCCCACCGAGACCGTGCTGATGCGGCTCAAGCAGGAGTACTCGACGGACAGCGACGCCACCTTCCGCGCCGTCTTCGACGACTACCTCGACCACCGCGGCTGGCGCCCGCTGTTCCGGATCGCCGACACCCTGCCCTCGCTCGGCCAGGCCCGCGGCAAGGTCGTCCTGCTCGCGGACAACGGCGGCCTGCCCGGCCTGCGCTACGGGGACGGCAACGTCTTCGACATCCAGGACGACTGGAACGCCGAACCGTTCGCCAAGCGCGGCAAGATCGAGAACCACTTCCGCAAGGCCGTCCAGCAGCCCGGCAAGCTCTTCGTGAACTACACCAGCACCTCGGCGTACATGCCGCCCCGCTGGAACTCCGACCGGCTGGGCCCGCAGGTCCACGCCTTCGTCGACGGCGGGGAGCTGGTCGGCCGGACCGGGCTCGGGATCGTCCCGATGGACTTCCCGAACACCCGCTCCGGCCTCGTCGCCTCACTGATCCGGCACAACTGA
- a CDS encoding sensor histidine kinase, producing MNPAARFRALPLRSRLALLVTVAVALAVAAVAAVSWVMVRTQLRNQLDQSLRATNPSEQVVRRLNQGCASPPAQAQPDIAGNLNPTVQILAADGSHCWVSGRTDLPVTQTDKDVAAGRLGRVLHDETTDDGVGMRVYTIPARAQPGGPLFAIAVAKPLADIDKPLSTLAWILLFVSGIGVLGAGAAGLWVARTGLRPVDELTGAVEHIARTEDLTVRIPDEGDDEIARLSRSFNSMTAALASSQERQAQLIADAGHELRTPLTSLRTNIELLARSEETGRAIPPDDRRELLASVKAQMTELAALIGDLQELSRPDAVSPGPLQVVALHEIAGAALSRARLRGPELSFSSALEPWYVRGEAAALERAVVNVLDNAVKFSPPGGAVEVTLRAGELTVRDHGPGIPAEDLPHVFERFWRSPSARALPGSGLGLSIVARTVARAGGSAELRAAAGGGPGTEAVLRIPGAPTPPPPEPSVVPDQ from the coding sequence ATGAACCCGGCCGCCAGATTCCGCGCCCTCCCGCTGCGCTCCCGCCTGGCGCTGCTGGTCACGGTGGCGGTGGCGCTCGCGGTGGCCGCGGTCGCGGCGGTGTCCTGGGTGATGGTGCGCACCCAGCTCCGCAACCAGCTGGACCAGTCCCTGCGGGCGACGAACCCGAGCGAGCAGGTGGTCCGCCGCCTGAACCAGGGCTGTGCGTCGCCGCCGGCCCAGGCTCAGCCGGACATCGCCGGAAACCTCAACCCGACGGTCCAGATCCTCGCCGCCGACGGCAGTCACTGCTGGGTGAGCGGCCGGACCGACCTGCCGGTCACCCAGACCGACAAGGACGTGGCGGCCGGACGCCTCGGCCGGGTCCTGCACGACGAGACCACGGACGACGGCGTCGGCATGCGCGTCTACACCATCCCCGCGCGGGCCCAGCCCGGCGGCCCGCTCTTCGCGATCGCGGTCGCCAAGCCGCTCGCCGACATCGACAAGCCGCTGTCCACCCTGGCCTGGATCCTGCTGTTCGTCTCCGGCATAGGCGTCCTCGGCGCGGGCGCGGCCGGGCTGTGGGTGGCCCGTACGGGGCTGCGGCCGGTCGACGAACTCACCGGCGCCGTCGAGCACATCGCCCGGACCGAGGACCTGACCGTACGGATCCCCGACGAGGGCGACGACGAGATCGCCCGCCTGTCGCGGTCCTTCAACTCGATGACGGCGGCCCTGGCCTCCTCCCAGGAGCGCCAGGCGCAGCTGATCGCGGACGCCGGGCACGAGCTGCGCACCCCCCTCACCTCGCTCCGTACGAACATCGAGCTGCTCGCGCGCAGCGAGGAGACCGGCCGGGCCATCCCGCCCGACGACCGCAGGGAGCTGCTGGCCTCGGTCAAGGCGCAGATGACGGAGCTGGCCGCGCTGATCGGGGACCTCCAGGAGCTGTCCCGCCCGGACGCCGTGTCCCCGGGCCCGCTCCAGGTGGTGGCCCTGCACGAGATCGCCGGGGCCGCGCTGTCCCGGGCACGGCTGCGCGGTCCGGAGCTGAGCTTCAGCTCCGCCCTGGAGCCCTGGTACGTACGGGGCGAGGCGGCGGCCCTGGAGCGGGCCGTGGTCAACGTCCTGGACAACGCGGTGAAGTTCAGCCCGCCGGGCGGCGCGGTCGAGGTGACGCTGCGGGCCGGCGAGCTGACCGTACGGGACCACGGTCCGGGCATCCCGGCCGAGGACCTGCCGCACGTCTTCGAGCGGTTCTGGCGCTCCCCGTCGGCCCGTGCCCTGCCCGGCAGCGGCCTGGGCCTGTCGATCGTGGCCCGTACGGTGGCACGCGCGGGCGGGAGCGCCGAGCTGCGGGCGGCGGCCGGCGGCGGCCCGGGCACGGAGGCGGTGCTCCGCATCCCGGGGGCGCCGACGCCGCCGCCGCCCGAGCCGTCAGTTGTGCCGGATCAGTGA
- a CDS encoding sulfurtransferase yields the protein MSRSDVLVDADWVEAHLNDANVVIVEVDEDTSAYDKNHITNAVRIDWRQDLQDPVRRDFVDQEGFEKLLSAKGISNDDTVVLYGGNNNWFASYAYWYFKLYGHQDVKLLDGGRKKWELDSRDLVDGKDVPNRPATQYKAKAQDTSIRAFRDDVVAAIGSLNLVDVRSPDEFSGKLLAPAHLPQEQSQRPGHVPSARNIPWSKNANDDGTFKSDDELTALYQAEQVDLAKDTIAYCRIGERSALTWFVLHELLGQENVKNYDGSWTEYGSLVGVPIELGANK from the coding sequence ATGAGCCGCAGCGACGTCCTCGTAGACGCCGACTGGGTCGAGGCCCACCTGAACGACGCCAATGTCGTCATCGTCGAGGTGGACGAGGACACGTCCGCCTACGACAAGAACCACATCACCAACGCCGTCCGGATCGACTGGAGGCAGGACCTCCAGGACCCGGTCCGCCGCGACTTCGTGGACCAGGAGGGCTTCGAGAAGCTCCTCTCCGCCAAGGGCATCTCCAACGACGACACCGTCGTCCTCTACGGCGGCAACAACAACTGGTTCGCGTCCTACGCCTACTGGTACTTCAAGCTCTACGGTCACCAGGACGTGAAGCTCCTCGACGGCGGCCGCAAGAAGTGGGAGCTCGACTCCCGCGACCTGGTCGACGGCAAGGACGTCCCCAACCGCCCCGCCACGCAGTACAAGGCCAAGGCCCAGGACACGTCGATCCGCGCCTTCCGCGACGACGTCGTGGCGGCGATCGGCTCCCTGAACCTGGTCGACGTCCGTTCGCCCGACGAGTTCTCCGGCAAGCTGCTCGCCCCGGCCCACCTCCCGCAGGAGCAGTCGCAGCGCCCCGGCCACGTGCCGAGCGCCCGCAACATCCCGTGGTCGAAGAACGCCAACGACGACGGCACCTTCAAGTCGGACGACGAGCTGACCGCGCTCTACCAGGCGGAGCAGGTCGACCTGGCGAAGGACACCATCGCCTACTGCCGCATCGGCGAGCGCTCCGCGCTCACGTGGTTCGTCCTGCACGAGCTTCTCGGCCAGGAGAACGTCAAGAACTACGACGGCTCGTGGACCGAGTACGGCTCCCTGGTCGGCGTGCCGATCGAGCTCGGCGCCAACAAGTAA
- a CDS encoding Fur family transcriptional regulator, producing the protein MVSSEGTEGTDWKTDLRQRGYRLTPQRQLVLEAVDALEHASPDEILAEVRKTASGVNISTVYRTLELLEELKLVSHAHLGHGAPTYHLADRHHHIHLVCRDCGDVIEADVDIAAEFTAKLRDTFGFETDMKHFAIFGLCKKCAAKHRDGHA; encoded by the coding sequence GTGGTGAGCAGCGAAGGCACCGAAGGTACCGACTGGAAGACCGACCTGCGGCAGCGCGGATACCGCCTGACCCCGCAGCGCCAGCTTGTCCTGGAAGCGGTCGACGCCCTGGAGCACGCCAGCCCGGACGAGATCCTCGCCGAGGTGCGCAAGACCGCCTCCGGCGTCAACATCTCCACGGTCTACCGCACGCTGGAGCTGCTGGAGGAGCTGAAGCTCGTCTCGCACGCCCACCTCGGCCACGGCGCGCCCACGTACCACCTCGCCGACCGGCACCACCACATCCACCTGGTCTGCCGCGACTGCGGCGACGTCATCGAGGCCGATGTGGACATCGCCGCCGAGTTCACCGCCAAGCTCCGCGACACCTTCGGGTTCGAGACCGACATGAAGCACTTCGCGATCTTCGGTCTGTGCAAGAAGTGCGCCGCCAAGCACCGCGACGGCCACGCATAG
- a CDS encoding FABP family protein: MIQIPSDLNPGLVPLAFLLGNWEGAGVFDFPGEEKCNFGQEVVFSHDGRDFLEYHSHTWVLDAEGNKVRPLESESGYWRIDTQRRVEIVMVRDQGVVEIWYGDLADQKPQIDLVTDAVARTAASRPHSGGKRLYGYVKSDLMWVGEKATPDVELRPYMSAQLKKVVTPEEVAEMARNLPDMPDDGIAFFR; this comes from the coding sequence ATGATCCAGATCCCGTCCGACCTGAATCCGGGACTCGTCCCCCTCGCCTTCCTCCTCGGTAACTGGGAGGGTGCGGGAGTCTTCGACTTCCCGGGCGAGGAGAAGTGCAACTTCGGCCAGGAGGTCGTCTTCAGCCACGACGGCCGGGACTTCCTGGAGTACCACTCCCACACCTGGGTGCTCGACGCCGAGGGCAACAAGGTGCGTCCGCTGGAGTCCGAGTCGGGCTACTGGCGCATCGACACGCAGCGCAGGGTCGAGATCGTCATGGTCCGCGACCAGGGCGTCGTCGAGATCTGGTACGGAGACCTCGCCGACCAGAAGCCCCAGATCGACCTGGTCACCGACGCGGTCGCCCGCACCGCCGCCTCCCGCCCGCACAGCGGCGGCAAGCGGCTCTACGGCTACGTGAAGAGCGACCTCATGTGGGTCGGTGAGAAGGCCACCCCGGACGTCGAGCTGCGCCCGTACATGTCGGCCCAGCTGAAGAAGGTCGTCACGCCCGAGGAGGTCGCCGAGATGGCGCGCAACCTCCCGGACATGCCGGACGACGGCATCGCCTTCTTCCGCTGA
- a CDS encoding LacI family DNA-binding transcriptional regulator, producing MAKVTRDDVARLAGTSTAVVSYVINNGPRPVAPATRERVLAAIKDLGYRPDRVAQAMASRRTDLIGMIVPDARQPFFAEMAHAVEQAAAERGKMVLVGNSDYRDEREVHYLRAFLGMRVSGLILVSQGMSERAASEIEAWDARIVLLHERPEAIDDVAVITDDIGGAQLATRHLLEHGHAYVACIGGVENTPSVGDPVADHVEGWRRAMLEAGRSVEGRLFEAPYNRYDAYTVALEVLSGPDRPPAIFCATDDQAIGVLRAARELRIDVPGELAVAGFDDVKEAALTDPPLTTIASDRPAMARAAVDLVLDDALRVAGSRRERLKQFPSALVIRRSCGCR from the coding sequence GTGGCCAAGGTGACGCGGGATGACGTGGCGCGACTTGCGGGTACCTCTACCGCCGTCGTGAGCTACGTCATCAACAACGGACCCCGGCCGGTTGCCCCGGCCACGCGCGAGCGTGTCCTCGCCGCGATCAAGGATCTGGGCTACCGCCCGGACCGGGTCGCCCAGGCGATGGCCTCGCGGCGCACGGATCTCATAGGCATGATCGTCCCCGATGCCCGTCAGCCGTTCTTCGCGGAGATGGCGCACGCGGTCGAGCAGGCCGCCGCCGAGCGCGGAAAGATGGTGCTCGTCGGGAACTCCGACTACCGCGACGAGCGCGAGGTCCACTACCTGAGGGCCTTCCTCGGGATGCGGGTCTCGGGCCTGATCCTGGTCAGCCAGGGCATGAGCGAGCGCGCGGCGTCGGAGATCGAGGCGTGGGACGCCCGGATCGTGCTGCTGCACGAACGCCCCGAGGCCATCGACGACGTCGCGGTGATCACCGACGACATCGGCGGCGCGCAGCTCGCGACCCGGCACCTGCTGGAGCACGGGCACGCGTACGTGGCATGCATCGGCGGGGTCGAGAACACCCCGTCGGTCGGCGACCCGGTCGCGGACCACGTCGAGGGCTGGAGGCGGGCGATGCTGGAGGCCGGCCGCTCGGTGGAGGGCCGGCTCTTCGAGGCCCCGTACAACCGCTACGACGCCTACACCGTGGCCCTGGAGGTGCTGTCCGGCCCGGACCGCCCGCCGGCGATCTTCTGCGCCACGGACGACCAGGCCATCGGCGTGCTGCGGGCCGCGCGCGAGCTGCGGATCGACGTGCCCGGGGAGCTGGCCGTCGCCGGCTTCGACGACGTGAAGGAAGCGGCCCTGACGGACCCGCCCCTCACCACCATCGCCTCGGACCGCCCGGCCATGGCCCGCGCGGCGGTGGACCTGGTCCTGGACGACGCCCTGCGCGTGGCCGGCTCCCGCCGGGAACGGCTCAAGCAGTTCCCGTCGGCGCTGGTGATCCGCCGGTCCTGCGGCTGCCGTTAG
- a CDS encoding DUF3099 domain-containing protein: protein MYARRRRVYFLLMGGCLFLFVSAWAFVRLLSVEAAVAMCVVAMVIPPVAAMIANRRGPDDRWWDDPSGDPKSDEWWDELDGKRRHED, encoded by the coding sequence ATGTACGCCCGGCGCCGGCGCGTCTACTTCCTGCTCATGGGCGGATGCCTGTTCCTCTTCGTCTCCGCCTGGGCCTTCGTGCGCCTGCTCTCGGTCGAGGCCGCGGTGGCCATGTGCGTCGTCGCCATGGTCATCCCGCCGGTCGCCGCGATGATCGCCAACCGGCGCGGCCCGGACGACCGCTGGTGGGACGACCCCTCGGGCGATCCCAAGTCCGACGAGTGGTGGGACGAACTGGACGGAAAGCGCCGTCACGAGGACTGA